From the Bacillus rossius redtenbacheri isolate Brsri chromosome 12, Brsri_v3, whole genome shotgun sequence genome, the window ACagcctttttgttttcatcctgtgaaaatttcgttgcatggttaACGCGCAAGGTAAAAATGCTTTTCAATTTTTTCAAACAAGAGGGCGTAgaaactgggaaaaaaaaaaagttttgttacgAAATAAATGTCCACTTCGTATATAAACGTTAACGACAGCTAGTCAGGCCGTAAAATAACGGGCCCTTTTTTTCAAGCTGTTAAATTGCACTTAACTCACACCGCCAGTTCGCTTTGTGCGAAGAGAAGGTGAGGGAACATTCTACAAGGGCCAATCGTCTACTGCAATGCCTAGCTTCAGTACCGCGACGGTGCAGAACAGCTTACGCAATACTTCATTATAATATGATTTCACTTCAAACAAAATGTTTACTCCCGCCTCCCCATGTAATAGCACTTCTGTAGACAGACTGATCTGTTCGCGATACAAAGAACTATACAATATCGAAAATAGGCCAGGAAGTATCGGAAAACGGCCAGGAAGTATCGGAACACGTCCAGGAAGTATTGGAACACGACCAGAAGGCACAGAGGCATCCAGAGGGTGTCACGAAGGGAGGGAGGGTTGAGATTTGTTTTATGCCCGAATGTACCCTGATAGGACGGAAATTACAAGTATATTGCTAGTGTAAttaattggaaaccttacaagttatagtccatccacggtaacctcctacttttttaaacgaacctttgaaaaaacacaccaggatgcagcatgtttggttcgtttgcaaaaatactttccatcatatgcatattaaacatgcattaacactaaattaccgtataatgatgttaaataaaattttacaaaaaaagtaactatctatgtacaatattattaatattaatgatctcgcatgtgtgtaaatgaaacagtgagagaagtggtgtgttggcaatgattagaacgaaatagttccatagccaaaatatatattttttgactttccgcgtgtatttaagaatttgtttgggtatttgttaagtttgaacatttttttaaatctctggtgaaataaaaacgttatgttaacggtaaaaaaatattacgtgccgaaaccgtggtcgcgcattaataatgttaatagtcacttgtttgttttctctttcagccgctTTCAGCAGCTCTTTAAGCAGTCTGCAGTCTGTACGCcattttgcagtgtgttttaatatattactgaccgtgaaataacgtacagtttgtgtttcaggattttgtgttaatattgtgtattttaactttgttatattatttattatctactattgtaatgatggaatttgttatcgttttgatattttgtgtggttcttgtgattgctgtaatggtaattggttccgggatggggaaagctacttcgtcgcagcgtcagatggacatcattaacgtcgctcagaacttatatcttttaattaggaaaggcgacttgaagaaatgtgacgttacgcagacgaccgcgtttcttctcaacatcgcaaagtcaactgttctcaagtaagtaggcttttttcgttttcatgcacgtaaaaaaaatatcgactgtgtcctaagtattgtcggcctgtgttttaactcacgaggttttttgtgttttatttccaatttatattttttggtgtgcgacaacaccgccatgtggcgtctctgttgaaaacttaacctaaaatcatattaggcctactcaggtcctaacaataacaatataggcactttcaagtatttttatgggtgtgatacacgtttgtttataacgatgtttataaactttatgataggtttaactataacataagggagtgattttataatttgcatttaattagtttttcatctgtttgggagatcacaaaataaataaaaaacacttcattaatttcgtggacaaagtctgtaatgtttccatttagtgaccacaaagcaaatatttgtgacaaaatgccatatttggaacactgcctaactgcgtattgtgaacgggtccccggaaaagtgttatatgacaaatgtttttttttttggttaggtactacaagaaagacattgaagaagtttcaacaccaggaaaaaagaggaaaaaaaggccacaggaaggaaagtcacttgacacagtcgacgatttcacagtaaatgcaatcaggaatgcaatttacaggatgtacgctgaaggtaaaaatttgatactgaagagtagtttcgatatcactggggtaggccctacttaattgtattcatttcatatatccatatgcagattgaccggttcagtttttttcccgatatcatctgtcctttaaaaatacttaacatttttgggtggtttgttaggtttctttattgatatggtattgatatatagaatattgtgcaacatattaaatacgtacacgtccttttaaggttaggttaaagatagaaagaaaattgttacattctaaaactacaagtaatgtttatatcgttatacacagtatacatattaaataacctcaacttttatgatgtatcagaaggttaaataatgactatttccagtatcaataatatccagttgtgcgctttagcagtaattggttacaaattagtgagttgtggtctaagcaagcatggttattaaaaaaaaattgggatacttaattggctaaattgtactgtgtggcagggtccagtacaatatatattctattgcaaaatagtgtcatgccccgcctaaccctttagaaaatataggggtattgttattttataaacaatagtcctacttcattgtaatgaagtatcatatgaaaacacaacttagccagacaaactgtgtgttagtgtatgaagtaacagaaggttataaaacagtaaaagtttagtatcgcgtatccgattcgatacattgatcctgatcgcatgatcctgcaaatattgatcctgtgattgatgatgcttgcttttctaatttattacgtttaaaaatcctgtacaaaaccaaaaataaaaacctgtgatgtagtaatgagttatgatttaaagttgaataataatgaaaatatatatgtcttattaaacttatgataattatttttgctataccacaatatttgattatgttcaggatctttgatctgaataaatgaaaaaaaacatgcaccacacgatcaataggatgtacaggttcatgcataaagatctagggatcacatgggatacacgatacaaaacatttacctacaacacagtgtagagcttgtaacttattgattgctaaattgaatgctgaaatactaatgggtaaatatttacttgggcggtatttccgaaaaaaaatgttaaaaatccgaaaatacctttattttatgctcttcaacttcctcttttcattaaaagtggcggagataagaaattccaaatactttagaagatatcgaatttttaaatttcatcatatgtagttgagcggtatttgcgaaaataaatgttaaaaatccgaaaatacctttatcatatgctcttaaacttcctcttttcattaaaagcggcggagataagaaattccaaatactttaggagatatcaaattttttaatttaatattttaaaactaaaatggtcgattaagtcaggtcagttacattataaatactttcaaactaaggtgatattaaaaataatgtgaattaattttaattattctttagttttaaattatttataatgtaactgaccttacctaacaaacccgtaacaaaggatgtacagtaacaactcgcgtaaatttttttgttacttattacttgggcaacaatatcaaaataacaaataagactttaaaattagaaacgttaaaaactcacctaagttggaggcggtaattaaacaccgttttaaacaataattgaactaaataatcacgtattagttcatttgaattctggcctatcacgaacaaaaacgtgacatcattatccaataaaaaaaatagatactcgtacgtaaacaagaaacaatggtgcacgcacgccacaggaatgcgctggttttgtgctgaaatttaaaaattcgatatctcctaaagtatttggaatttctaatctccgccgattttaatgaaaagaggaagttgaagagcataaaataaaggtattttcggatttttaacttttgttttcggaaataccgcccaagtaaatatttaccattaatttaaaagtatttttgaaatgtaagtttattaaaactatttaataaatgtaaattgtgcacttaaattatcttctacggggttgtggtttcgcttagttttgtgtacctctgttatttcatgtattgttaatgtatgcaataaatttacaggtttgaatgttacagtcgacaccattttgaaagaaatcagggaaagacaaatagattattatggtggaagatcaagtcttcataaattgttaaagaagatgggattttcatggaaaactgttgatggacgaaaagctttgatagagaatgaaaacatagtattgcagcgaatagatttcttgagaaagtataaagaagaaaaagaaagaggtgccaatttcatatttgttgatgaaacatggattttccagagaggcaaggcattaatttatttgaaaatttgttctgtggtccaatacaaagtatttcatttccatttcatatatttttcaggaactgtatcaaagtcatggcaggacaagagtctacaatctgcgaagagacgtactgttggagatggtaaaaggtttattgttgttaatgctggagggcgcactggctttgtgccaggagcaggattactttttgtttcaggtcagaagactgcagactaccatggcgagatgaatggggaaactttcttgatgtggtttgaagacatgttggtgcatcttgaggaacccagtgtcatcataatggacaatgcttcatatcacagcacccaggtatgtgcaatggtaaagcagtgtctttttattgctcaaattgtaatgtgaaaaatttacatgtgtttattattgtgtataagtacgaatattcgagactaatacattttgccagcaataattgttatcttaatagtatgcctacactacatttttataaactataatgtttgagctgaaattgattacacacacacacacacacagatatatatatatatatatatatatatatatatatatatatataatgtaattgaattacattgtagtgcaaactaatttagtagagggtttgaaataccaaataaaatttttttattgcaaacagcatttgaaaatgacataattacttgtttggtaaaaggacccactttatgaatgctctgttgccctacttaataaattaaaataatattttcaaaaaaatttctagtcactaaactaacatgctttgttaaatttagaaattcattacgacaatatgccaaaacacatgtttgctttgcataagtacagtagaaccctgttataatttgtttttaaggggctacaagaaaaaaaaacataagcaggaaattcaatttagtactttttagtgtggatttattgccaatggactcaacaagctgcataaagatatatttgatgctccaatttgcttgtagcaagctaaaaacaatttttctttaacatcatggtgcttccagcttctatctgctttgtctttacttacacattgtctcattgctgtaaaattgtcatatttctgtataattgtcataattcacgacagtgtttacagtggaaatgcttaagtccagttcttttgccacttgaacatgtgatttaagtgaatacatttgaaaacacacagaatggcttaaaatttatgaatttatttgttttccaagggtgtcaacaggcagttaactgctaacatacacatatacatagacagtatagacaaaggcttttaatttttttcgtcttctaaaattttatgaagtgaacattacaagcacgaaacgcataatttgtgaaacattatatccaggaattaaatacattgtccttatagggaaaatattgtacttgaaaaataatacattataggcaggaaaactttataagcagtaaaattgtaacagggttctactgtcatgaattcttatcagctacttgagtatttagttaaatgttggcacaacgtaggttgagaaaacacctacaacgaactggaccaaggctgcactgatcgcgtggctggagaagaatgggataaaacatgaaaataatttgttgaaagtggagctgctgagaatagctaaacaaaacaagccccgaatacggtatattatttcgttttttttacagcatttctttaaaagtgagatagttgcaaaaaattacgtatacaccttgttctaacacacttttcagatatgaggtagacgagttggctcgtaactatggccacgaaattctacgactcccaccctatcactgccactataatgcaatcgaactagtttgggctcaatgtaaacaccattacaatagtaacgtggggcgggccaagagatttgacaatgatgcagttgcagccatctggaaagaggctcttgatgcttccacaccagagaggtattttcatgttgcatgaccaatggggtattccttttgaagtagaaattgttttattttcctgtagaacattcctcaagcttcagcaaaacccttaccatacatttttacataatacgtaagtattgttgcctagcagcctggtcctaccattccttttgataactt encodes:
- the LOC134537671 gene encoding uncharacterized protein LOC134537671 isoform X4 — encoded protein: MMEFVIVLIFCVVLVIAVMVIGSGMGKATSSQRQMDIINVAQNLYLLIRKGDLKKCDVTQTTAFLLNIAKSTVLKYYKKDIEEVSTPGKKRKKRPQEGKSLDTVDDFTVNAIRNAIYRMYAEGLNVTVDTILKEIRERQIDYYGGRSSLHKLLKKMGFSWKTVDGRKALIENENIVLQRIDFLRKYKEEKERGANFIFVDETWIFQRGTVSKSWQDKSLQSAKRRTVGDGQKTADYHGEMNGETFLMWFEDMLVHLEEPSVIIMDNASYHSTQVEKTPTTNWTKAALIAWLEKNGIKHENNLLKVELLRIAKQNKPRIRYIISFFLQHFFKSEIVAKNYVYTLF
- the LOC134537671 gene encoding uncharacterized protein LOC134537671 isoform X2, coding for MMEFVIVLIFCVVLVIAVMVIGSGMGKATSSQRQMDIINVAQNLYLLIRKGDLKKCDVTQTTAFLLNIAKSTVLKYYKKDIEEVSTPGKKRKKRPQEGKSLDTVDDFTVNAIRNAIYRMYAEGLNVTVDTILKEIRERQIDYYGGRSSLHKLLKKMGFSWKTVDGRKALIENENIVLQRIDFLRKYKEEKERGANFIFVDETWIFQRGTVSKSWQDKSLQSAKRRTVGDGKRFIVVNAGGRTGFVPGAGLLFVSGQKTADYHGEMNGETFLMWFEDMLVHLEEPSVIIMDNASYHSTQVEKTPTTNWTKAALIAWLEKNGIKHENNLLKVELLRIAKQNKPRIRYIISFFLQHFFKSEIVAKNYVYTLF
- the LOC134537671 gene encoding uncharacterized protein LOC134537671 isoform X1, yielding MMEFVIVLIFCVVLVIAVMVIGSGMGKATSSQRQMDIINVAQNLYLLIRKGDLKKCDVTQTTAFLLNIAKSTVLKYYKKDIEEVSTPGKKRKKRPQEGKSLDTVDDFTVNAIRNAIYRMYAEGLNVTVDTILKEIRERQIDYYGGRSSLHKLLKKMGFSWKTVDGRKALIENENIVLQRIDFLRKYKEEKERGANFIFVDETWIFQRGKALIYLKICSVVQYKVFHFHFIYFSGTVSKSWQDKSLQSAKRRTVGDGKRFIVVNAGGRTGFVPGAGLLFVSGQKTADYHGEMNGETFLMWFEDMLVHLEEPSVIIMDNASYHSTQVEKTPTTNWTKAALIAWLEKNGIKHENNLLKVELLRIAKQNKPRIRYIISFFLQHFFKSEIVAKNYVYTLF
- the LOC134537671 gene encoding uncharacterized protein LOC134537671 isoform X3, producing the protein MMEFVIVLIFCVVLVIAVMVIGSGMGKATSSQRQMDIINVAQNLYLLIRKGDLKKCDVTQTTAFLLNIAKSTVLKYYKKDIEEVSTPGKKRKKRPQEGKSLDTVDDFTVNAIRNAIYRMYAEGLNVTVDTILKEIRERQIDYYGGRSSLHKLLKKMGFSWKTVDGRKALIENENIVLQRIDFLRKYKEEKERGANFIFVDETWIFQRGKALIYLKICSVVQYKVFHFHFIYFSGTVSKSWQDKSLQSAKRRTVGDGKRFIVVNAGGRTGFVPGAGLLFVSGQKTADYHGEMNGETFLMWFEDMLVHLEEPSVIIMDNASYHSTQMGEVCGSRGEANSSRLGERSPHRQRHHSSTHHPPRRG
- the LOC134537671 gene encoding uncharacterized protein LOC134537671 isoform X5 gives rise to the protein MMEFVIVLIFCVVLVIAVMVIGSGMGKATSSQRQMDIINVAQNLYLLIRKGDLKKCDVTQTTAFLLNIAKSTVLKYYKKDIEEVSTPGKKRKKRPQEGKSLDTVDDFTVNAIRNAIYRMYAEGLNVTVDTILKEIRERQIDYYGGRSSLHKLLKKMGFSWKTVDGRKALIENENIVLQRIDFLRKYKEEKERGANFIFVDETWIFQRGTVSKSWQDKSLQSAKRRTVGDGKRFIVVNAGGRTGFVPGAGLLFVSGQKTADYHGEMNGETFLMWFEDMLVHLEEPSVIIMDNASYHSTQMGEVCGSRGEANSSRLGERSPHRQRHHSSTHHPPRRG